A section of the Pseudomonas fluorescens genome encodes:
- the tnpA gene encoding IS66-like element accessory protein TnpA produces the protein MRQRSSYPKPFKAQVVQECLQPGATVSSVAISHGINANVIRKWLPLYRDQPAAASLPAFVPLKAPPKRSVETSVIIELPVAGQVITVKWPASDPEGCAQFIRAVAQ, from the coding sequence CGCCAACGAAGCTCTTATCCCAAACCATTCAAAGCCCAGGTCGTTCAGGAATGCCTGCAACCTGGCGCAACCGTGTCCAGTGTCGCCATCAGCCACGGCATCAATGCCAACGTCATCCGCAAATGGCTGCCGCTCTATCGAGATCAGCCCGCAGCGGCTTCACTACCGGCTTTCGTCCCGCTAAAAGCCCCACCTAAACGGTCAGTCGAAACGTCAGTGATCATCGAGTTGCCCGTGGCCGGGCAAGTGATTACGGTGAAATGGCCAGCCTCGGATCCCGAGGGTTGTGCGCAATTTATTCGGGCTGTCGCTCAATGA
- the tnpB gene encoding IS66 family insertion sequence element accessory protein TnpB (TnpB, as the term is used for proteins encoded by IS66 family insertion elements, is considered an accessory protein, since TnpC, encoded by a neighboring gene, is a DDE family transposase.) translates to MIRIDAIWLATEPMDMRAGTETALARVIAVFGAAKPHCAYLFANRRANRMKVLVHDGVGVWLAARRLNQGKFHWPGIRHGGEVELDSEQLQALVLGLPWQRVGAGGVISVL, encoded by the coding sequence ATGATCCGCATCGATGCCATCTGGCTGGCCACCGAGCCGATGGACATGCGCGCTGGCACCGAGACGGCATTAGCCCGGGTGATTGCGGTGTTCGGTGCGGCGAAGCCGCACTGCGCTTATCTGTTCGCCAATCGCCGGGCTAATCGAATGAAAGTGCTGGTGCACGATGGCGTCGGCGTCTGGCTCGCAGCGAGACGACTGAACCAAGGCAAGTTCCATTGGCCCGGCATTCGCCACGGCGGCGAGGTCGAACTCGACAGCGAACAACTCCAGGCATTGGTGCTGGGCCTGCCGTGGCAGCGCGTCGGTGCAGGCGGTGTGATTAGCGTGCTGTAA
- the tnpC gene encoding IS66 family transposase, with the protein MTFSPSLDQMTPEQLRALAAQALQLQSQVEAMSRKIQNDEILIEQFMFEIALLKRHKFAKRSEQISPAQSSLLDDLLDTDLEAIEAELKQLLPAAPQVEPRQSPKRAPLPPQFPRTVIRHEPENTQCACGCQLQRIGEDVSEKLDYTPGVFTVEQHVRGKWACRQCETLIQAPVPAQVIDKGIPTAGLLAHVMVAKFADHLPLYRQEKIFGRAGLAIARSTLAQWVGETGVRLQPLVDALREAVLNQRVIHADETPVQMLAPGEKKTHRAYVWAYSTTPFSALNAVVYDFSPSRAGQHARNFLGDWNGKLVCDDFAGYKAGFEQGITEIGCMAHARRKFFDLHVANKSQLAEQALHSISGLYEVERQAREMSDEDRWRIRQELAVPILKKLHDWMLAQRDLVPNGSATAKALDYSLKRWVALTRYLDDGAVPIDNNQVENQIRPWALGRSNWLFAGSLRSGKRAAAIMSLIQSARMNGHDPYAYLKDVLTRLPTQRASEIGQLLPHQWVPA; encoded by the coding sequence ATGACTTTCTCGCCCAGCCTCGACCAGATGACCCCGGAACAGCTTCGTGCCTTGGCGGCACAGGCGTTGCAGTTGCAGTCCCAGGTCGAGGCGATGAGCAGGAAGATTCAGAACGATGAAATCCTCATCGAACAGTTCATGTTCGAAATCGCCCTGCTCAAACGGCACAAGTTCGCCAAGCGCAGCGAACAAATCAGCCCGGCGCAAAGCAGCTTGCTGGATGACCTGCTCGACACCGACCTTGAGGCTATCGAGGCCGAGCTGAAACAGCTTCTTCCCGCTGCGCCACAGGTCGAACCACGGCAATCGCCGAAACGTGCGCCATTGCCGCCACAGTTTCCACGCACGGTGATTCGTCACGAACCCGAAAACACCCAGTGCGCCTGTGGCTGTCAACTTCAACGCATCGGCGAAGACGTCAGCGAGAAGCTGGATTACACGCCGGGCGTGTTTACCGTCGAGCAACATGTGCGGGGCAAATGGGCCTGTCGCCAGTGCGAAACCCTGATCCAGGCGCCGGTGCCGGCGCAGGTTATCGACAAAGGTATACCGACCGCAGGCCTACTGGCCCACGTGATGGTGGCCAAGTTTGCCGATCACTTGCCGCTGTACCGGCAGGAGAAAATCTTTGGTCGCGCCGGACTGGCAATTGCGCGCTCGACCTTGGCGCAATGGGTCGGAGAAACTGGCGTGAGACTTCAACCGCTAGTTGATGCTCTGCGTGAGGCGGTGTTGAACCAGCGTGTGATTCACGCCGATGAAACACCGGTGCAAATGCTTGCGCCAGGCGAGAAGAAAACCCACCGGGCCTACGTCTGGGCCTACAGCACGACGCCGTTTTCGGCGCTCAACGCGGTGGTTTACGACTTCAGCCCAAGCCGTGCCGGACAACATGCACGCAACTTCCTGGGCGACTGGAACGGTAAGCTGGTTTGCGATGACTTCGCTGGCTACAAGGCCGGATTTGAGCAAGGCATCACTGAAATCGGCTGCATGGCTCACGCCCGTCGCAAGTTTTTCGATCTGCACGTGGCGAACAAAAGTCAGCTGGCCGAACAAGCGCTGCACTCGATCAGCGGCTTGTACGAAGTCGAACGCCAAGCGCGGGAAATGAGTGATGAAGATCGGTGGCGAATACGTCAGGAACTGGCGGTACCGATCCTCAAAAAACTGCATGACTGGATGTTGGCCCAGCGCGACCTGGTGCCCAACGGATCAGCCACGGCCAAAGCCCTCGACTACAGCCTGAAACGCTGGGTAGCGCTGACGCGCTACCTGGACGATGGAGCTGTGCCGATCGACAACAATCAAGTCGAGAACCAGATACGGCCCTGGGCACTCGGGCGCTCGAACTGGCTGTTTGCCGGGTCGCTACGCAGTGGTAAACGGGCTGCGGCAATCATGAGCCTGATCCAGTCGGCGCGTATGAATGGGCATGATCCGTATGCCTATCTCAAAGATGTGCTGACTCGGTTGCCAACACAGAGGGCCAGTGAGATCGGGCAGCTGCTGCCACATCAGTGGGTGCCTGCCTAA
- a CDS encoding DUF3325 family protein encodes MSNAGLWLLGAAASMGLATSWLALSLPAHWRQVFSADEVAPDYLRSLGWLALMVSAVCCFKADHPSMAVLVWLTLLPVAAVATAITLSYRLGLLRLFCPLFLRTR; translated from the coding sequence ATGAGTAATGCAGGTCTGTGGTTGCTGGGTGCCGCCGCCAGCATGGGCTTGGCGACCAGTTGGTTGGCGTTGTCCCTGCCGGCGCACTGGCGCCAGGTGTTCAGCGCCGACGAGGTTGCGCCGGACTATCTACGCAGCCTGGGCTGGCTGGCGCTGATGGTATCGGCTGTGTGCTGCTTCAAGGCTGACCATCCGTCGATGGCGGTGCTGGTCTGGCTCACCCTGTTGCCGGTCGCCGCCGTAGCAACGGCCATAACGCTGAGCTACCGGCTGGGGCTGCTGCGCCTGTTTTGCCCGTTATTTCTGCGCACTCGATAA
- a CDS encoding helix-turn-helix domain-containing protein → MELNEALGLVIRNLRISKDMPQEGLGPSQSYISAIERGKWKPSIEKVEQIAEIIGIHPLTLLFLAYQRQTPELKPEDLLKKIHREITSLKGCLRLE, encoded by the coding sequence ATGGAACTGAATGAAGCGCTTGGTTTGGTGATCAGGAATCTACGTATTTCGAAGGATATGCCTCAGGAAGGGCTTGGGCCTAGTCAGAGCTATATCAGTGCGATCGAGCGCGGCAAATGGAAACCATCGATTGAAAAGGTTGAGCAGATTGCTGAGATCATTGGCATTCATCCCCTAACGCTTCTGTTCCTGGCTTATCAAAGGCAAACACCCGAACTAAAACCCGAAGACTTACTGAAAAAAATCCATCGAGAAATCACGAGCTTGAAGGGTTGCCTGAGACTTGAGTAG